Proteins co-encoded in one Gracilimonas sediminicola genomic window:
- a CDS encoding phosphoribosylaminoimidazolesuccinocarboxamide synthase — MSSDFTTREALDHCITQTEVPELPEPYKGKVREVYPLGNERLGIVVTDRISAFDYIMKQAIPFKGQILNQLAAFSFEKVKDIVATHIIDVPHPNVTIAKKCETVPIEVVVRGYLTGHAWRVYKSGERTLCGVKMPDGLKEHDKFPAPILTPATKAQEGHDEDISEDEILSRRIVEPDLWNEIKEAAFRLFERGTQVAAEQGLILVDTKYEFGLYNGELTLIDEVHTTDSSRYFYKDGYEERQAKGEPQKQLSKEFLREWLMEHNFQGLDGQTLPDLPDEFRMEVYHRYAELFEMLTGSKFEPLLEKNFNRTLAEILK; from the coding sequence TTGAGTTCTGATTTTACTACCCGGGAAGCCCTGGACCATTGCATCACCCAAACAGAAGTACCCGAACTTCCCGAGCCATATAAAGGCAAAGTTCGTGAAGTGTATCCTTTAGGAAATGAACGCCTTGGAATAGTGGTTACCGACCGAATTTCGGCTTTCGATTACATCATGAAACAGGCTATTCCTTTTAAAGGACAGATTCTAAACCAACTTGCGGCTTTTTCTTTTGAGAAGGTAAAGGATATTGTAGCCACTCATATCATTGACGTTCCACACCCTAATGTGACCATCGCCAAAAAATGCGAAACGGTTCCCATAGAAGTGGTCGTCCGCGGATATTTGACCGGACATGCATGGAGAGTATATAAATCCGGCGAGCGAACCCTTTGCGGAGTAAAAATGCCCGACGGACTGAAAGAGCACGACAAATTCCCTGCCCCCATCCTAACTCCGGCCACCAAAGCGCAGGAAGGCCATGATGAGGATATTTCCGAAGATGAAATCCTTTCCCGCAGAATTGTTGAACCAGATCTTTGGAATGAAATAAAGGAAGCAGCATTCCGACTGTTTGAGCGCGGAACCCAGGTAGCAGCCGAACAAGGGCTTATTCTTGTGGACACCAAATATGAATTCGGCCTTTATAACGGCGAACTGACATTGATTGACGAGGTGCATACCACCGATTCCTCCCGGTATTTTTATAAAGACGGGTATGAGGAACGTCAGGCTAAAGGCGAGCCTCAGAAACAGCTGTCTAAAGAGTTTTTACGTGAATGGTTGATGGAACATAATTTCCAGGGATTGGATGGACAAACCCTCCCCGATCTCCCTGATGAATTCCGCATGGAAGTTTATCATCGGTATGCCGAGCTGTTCGAAATGCTGACGGGTAGCAAATTTGAACCTCTACTGGAAAAAAACTTCAACCGCACTTTAGCTGAGATTCTGAAATGA
- a CDS encoding LacI family DNA-binding transcriptional regulator, producing the protein MNKKVTIYEVAKRAEVAISTVSRVLNGSENVSKVTKEKVEKAIDDLNFRPQVNARKLASKEPQMLAIAVPSFTTPYFNEVLKGVKDEIKKMDLDIIMYNTGSKDPEEAVQNFFDRGTADAVILLSIDVSDKVHKLIQATRTPAVLVNASHPSYDYFMLNDYKGGYLAGEHLVKQGFEELGMITSVVESRASLQRIQGFKDALKNYKMKIDQSLFKSGDSTKHGGFTEESGFEAIYKFDKQGKFPDAIFCSNDTQAVGAIYALSKLGMKVPDDVAIMGYDNIKLSKYLELTTIDQKMYTIGVQATKRLAEIIKKPGDELYQTTINPVLVKRGSTENKKAK; encoded by the coding sequence ATGAATAAAAAAGTGACAATTTATGAGGTTGCCAAACGTGCGGAGGTCGCGATATCTACCGTTTCGAGGGTACTTAATGGTTCGGAGAATGTATCGAAAGTAACGAAAGAGAAAGTTGAGAAAGCCATTGATGACCTCAATTTTCGCCCTCAGGTTAATGCCCGGAAGCTTGCCAGTAAAGAACCGCAGATGCTTGCCATTGCCGTTCCTTCGTTTACAACACCATATTTTAACGAGGTTTTGAAAGGTGTTAAAGATGAGATCAAGAAAATGGACCTTGATATCATTATGTATAATACCGGTTCTAAAGATCCCGAAGAAGCCGTTCAAAACTTTTTTGACCGGGGTACCGCTGATGCCGTAATTCTTTTATCTATTGATGTGAGCGATAAGGTACATAAGCTTATTCAAGCTACCCGAACACCGGCTGTATTGGTGAATGCCTCCCATCCCTCCTACGATTATTTCATGCTAAACGACTATAAGGGTGGATACCTGGCCGGAGAACATCTGGTGAAGCAAGGCTTTGAAGAATTGGGCATGATTACCAGCGTGGTTGAGTCGAGAGCATCCTTACAACGTATTCAAGGTTTTAAAGACGCTCTGAAAAACTATAAGATGAAGATTGATCAATCCCTGTTCAAGAGCGGAGATTCAACCAAGCATGGCGGATTTACGGAAGAGTCCGGTTTCGAGGCCATCTACAAATTTGATAAACAGGGGAAGTTTCCGGACGCTATTTTCTGTTCGAATGATACACAAGCCGTGGGTGCTATTTATGCCCTATCAAAACTTGGGATGAAAGTTCCGGATGACGTCGCTATCATGGGGTACGACAACATCAAACTAAGTAAATACCTTGAACTGACGACCATTGACCAAAAAATGTATACCATTGGTGTTCAGGCGACCAAGCGGTTGGCAGAGATCATCAAGAAGCCGGGTGATGAGTTATATCAAACTACTATAAATCCGGTGCTTGTTAAGCGAGGTTCAACAGAAAATAAAAAGGCAAAATAA
- a CDS encoding methylenetetrahydrofolate reductase, whose product MKVTEHIEKANGDTLFSFEVLPPLKGQNIRSLFDHMDPLMEFNPPFVDVTYHREEFVYKKRENGLLERKTVRKRPGTVGICAAIQNHYKVDAVPHIICGGFTKEDTENALIDLNFLGIDNVLLIQGDTRKPEREFKPEPGGHAYASELIEQVVDLNNGVYLDEELENAKPSDFCIGVAGYPEKHFAAPNMQTDLKYLKLKQDIGGDYIVTQMFFDNKCYFDFVQKCREAGITLPIIPGLKPITSKKQLTILPQLFHVDLPMELSKAIEECKTKEEVVQVGIEWTIQQSKELMAFGVPSLHYYSMGKSISVYEVAKELF is encoded by the coding sequence ATGAAAGTAACTGAACACATTGAAAAAGCGAACGGTGATACGCTGTTCTCATTTGAAGTTTTACCACCGCTTAAGGGGCAAAATATCCGGTCCTTATTTGATCATATGGATCCGTTGATGGAGTTTAACCCACCTTTTGTGGATGTAACCTATCATAGGGAGGAGTTCGTGTATAAAAAGCGCGAAAACGGGCTTCTGGAGCGGAAAACGGTGCGTAAACGTCCGGGTACCGTAGGGATTTGTGCTGCCATTCAAAATCATTATAAGGTTGATGCCGTGCCGCATATCATCTGTGGCGGTTTTACTAAAGAAGACACCGAGAATGCACTCATCGACCTGAATTTTCTGGGGATTGATAATGTGCTGCTCATTCAGGGTGATACACGCAAGCCCGAACGGGAGTTCAAACCGGAGCCGGGCGGACATGCCTATGCATCAGAATTGATAGAGCAGGTAGTGGATTTGAACAACGGGGTTTACCTGGATGAAGAGCTGGAAAATGCCAAGCCCTCGGATTTCTGCATCGGGGTGGCCGGCTATCCTGAAAAGCATTTTGCGGCTCCAAACATGCAAACAGATTTAAAATACCTGAAGCTCAAACAGGATATCGGTGGAGATTACATTGTTACCCAAATGTTCTTCGATAACAAATGCTATTTCGACTTTGTGCAAAAATGCAGGGAAGCCGGTATCACCTTACCAATTATTCCGGGGCTAAAGCCCATAACTTCCAAAAAGCAGCTCACCATTTTACCTCAGCTATTTCATGTGGATTTACCCATGGAGCTTTCCAAAGCCATTGAAGAGTGTAAGACTAAAGAAGAGGTGGTTCAGGTTGGGATTGAGTGGACCATTCAGCAGTCCAAGGAATTGATGGCGTTTGGTGTTCCCAGTCTTCATTACTACTCTATGGGGAAATCAATCTCGGTGTATGAGGTGGCTAAGGAGTTGTTTTGA
- a CDS encoding phytoene/squalene synthase family protein — MITNIFRIPYYVIRPLYERTSFHKSVIEDLQDDQLKGAYSHCRGITKKHAKTFYMATRFLPNEKQRGIFAIYGLCRYLDDLVDEAEDLIHDQKITVDQVDEKLEMFKQRLIDVYDGRIVDDPILTAFSDTLKKYQISMDLPFLLMDGVKTDLVKSRFKDFEEVYDYSYKVASVVGLMTSEVFGYVDDKALDYAVDLGIAMQLTNILRDIGEDLRRGRIYIPQNELDEFGIKEDELFSYTLDEKFKSLMEFQINRAREYYAKADKGIALLSSDSRLPVYLARHNYGRILDKIEQNDYNVFDHRAYLNYTEKLSILPKAFIDLNTAG, encoded by the coding sequence ATGATTACCAATATCTTCCGCATACCATATTATGTAATACGCCCGCTGTACGAGCGAACTTCATTCCACAAATCTGTGATTGAAGATCTGCAGGACGATCAGTTGAAGGGGGCCTATTCCCATTGCCGGGGTATTACAAAAAAGCATGCCAAGACTTTTTATATGGCCACACGCTTTCTGCCAAATGAGAAGCAGCGGGGAATTTTTGCCATCTATGGCTTATGCCGGTATCTCGATGATTTGGTTGACGAAGCAGAAGATTTAATTCACGACCAAAAGATTACAGTAGATCAGGTAGATGAAAAGCTGGAGATGTTTAAGCAGCGCCTGATCGATGTGTATGACGGGAGGATTGTAGATGATCCTATACTCACTGCCTTTTCTGATACCCTCAAGAAATATCAAATTTCAATGGATCTCCCTTTTCTGCTGATGGACGGGGTGAAGACAGATTTAGTAAAAAGCCGATTCAAGGATTTTGAGGAAGTATATGATTACTCCTACAAGGTGGCATCGGTAGTTGGATTGATGACCAGCGAAGTTTTCGGTTATGTGGACGATAAGGCTTTGGATTATGCAGTTGATCTCGGTATTGCCATGCAGCTGACCAATATTTTACGTGATATTGGGGAAGACTTACGTCGCGGCCGCATATATATTCCGCAAAATGAGCTTGACGAATTTGGGATAAAGGAAGATGAACTCTTCTCTTATACGCTCGATGAAAAATTCAAAAGCCTGATGGAATTTCAGATTAATCGGGCCCGGGAATACTATGCTAAGGCCGACAAAGGAATTGCTCTGCTCTCAAGCGACAGCCGGTTGCCGGTATATCTCGCCCGTCACAACTATGGCCGCATCCTCGACAAAATTGAGCAGAACGATTACAATGTGTTTGATCATCGCGCCTACCTCAATTA
- a CDS encoding cupin domain-containing protein, with protein sequence MKLPVNLADKFKLFDEYWTPKIVGELNDQYIKLAKLKGEFVWHSHDHEDELFYIVKGQLKLKFRGNKEVILKEGEMHIVPAGVEHFPVAEQECWVMLMEPKSTLHTGSTKAEGSVAVDDQEWI encoded by the coding sequence ATGAAGCTACCTGTAAACCTTGCTGATAAGTTCAAGCTCTTTGATGAGTATTGGACACCCAAGATTGTCGGAGAGCTGAATGATCAGTATATCAAACTGGCCAAGCTGAAAGGCGAATTTGTATGGCACAGCCATGACCATGAAGACGAGTTATTCTATATAGTTAAGGGGCAGCTCAAGCTTAAATTCAGAGGGAATAAAGAAGTCATTCTCAAAGAAGGTGAAATGCACATTGTGCCGGCCGGGGTTGAACACTTTCCTGTTGCCGAACAAGAATGCTGGGTGATGTTGATGGAACCTAAATCAACTTTGCACACAGGCTCAACCAAAGCAGAAGGTTCCGTAGCTGTAGATGATCAAGAGTGGATTTAA